The Mercenaria mercenaria strain notata chromosome 10, MADL_Memer_1, whole genome shotgun sequence genome contains a region encoding:
- the LOC123547731 gene encoding uncharacterized protein LOC123547731 → MVTTKHCCYGDCKSDSRTLNNDGIFFIGFGNGFPKPKTDREKCMRWVQNCGRKYFTIANVNKDTYICSLHFVGEKGPTEENPDPIKCGTEVTRKRKRPAERLPYKTPKQQRTERNEAAQAMMMLPMTDTISPVVSENAHEGFETVANNAPKTLFTSTGVNCKPDVQEKESQTEKTVSSDIVRLKIQNRILENNLKVSSQDQFQIQKPKKQNTVEEKARVTEAFSVDTYMNDDKAFKFYTGLTCIQFLCLWDFLGDCTQKINFWNSSVSNPDKTPSRRPGRKRLISPQNQLFMFLMRVRLGLLHQDLAYRFETNTRQVSTIIITWVQLLYKQFSMLKEFMFASRRKVRKHLPRCFKKYKNIRCIIDCTEVHVQSPGNFEAQGNQYSSYKGYTSYKFLVAVAPNGAILYVSDAFEGSISDKEIVKQSDFLEFLEPGDVIMADRGFLIDDM, encoded by the exons ATGGTAACAACTAAACACTGTTGTTATGGAGATTGTAAAAGTGACTCGAGGACTTTGAATAATGATGGaatttttttcattggttttggaaatggatttccaaaGCCCAAAACAGATCGTGAAAAGTGCATGCGTTGGGTGCAAAACTGTGGACGGAAATATTTTACCATCGCCAATGTTAACAAGGATACTTATATATGTTCATTGCATTTCGTCGGCGAGAAAGGTCCGACGGAAGAAAATCCAGACCCGATCAAATGTGGAACAGAG GTTACCAGAAAGAGAAAAAGACCTGCTGAACGCCTGCCATACAAGACACCAAAACAGCAGCGTACAGAAAGAAATGAAGCAGCCCAAGCAATGATGATGTTACCAATGACTGATACTATCAGTCCTGTCGTGAGTGAAAATGCACATGAGGGCTTTGAGACTGTTGCAAATAATGCTCCAAAAACGTTGTTCACAAGTACAGGAGTTAATTGTAAACCAGATGTACAGGAAAAGGAAAGTCAGACAGAAAAAACTGTGTCATCAGATATTGTACGGTTAAAaatacagaacagaattttaGAAAACAATCTCAAAGTCTCATCTCAAGATCAGTTCCAGATTCAGAAGccaaagaaacaaaatacagTTGAAGAAAAGGCAAGAGTCACTGAGGCCTTCAGTGTGGACACCTATATGAACGATGACAAAGCGTTTAAGTTTTACACTGGTTTGACATGCATTCAGTTTTTGTGCCTGTGGGACTTCTTGGGAGACTGtacacagaaaataaatttttggAATTCCAGTGTAAGCAATCCAGACAAGACTCCTAGCCGTAGACCAGGGCGTAAGCGGCTTATTTCACCACAGAATCAGTTGTTTATGTTTCTCATGCGAGTTCGGCTTGGATTGTTACACCAAGATTTGGCGTACAGGTTCGAAACAAACACGAGACAAGTTTCCACAATAATAATAACCTGGGTTCAATTACTTTATAAACAGTTTTCGAtgttaaaggaatttatgtttgCTTCCAGAAGGAAAGTCCGAAAACATTTGCCAAGatgttttaagaaatataaaaatatacgcTGTATAATAGATTGTACTGAAGTTCATGTGCAATCCCCAGGAAATTTTGAAGCCCAGGGAAATCAGTACTCTTCTTATAAGGGATACACTTCATATAAGTTTCTTGTTGCAGTTGCACCAAATGGCGCTATACTTTATGTAAGCGATGCGTTTGAAGGCAGTATAAGTGACAAGGAGATTGTAAAACAATCAGATTTTTTAGAATTTCTTGAACCAGGTGATGTTATAATGGCAGATCGTGGGTTTCTGATAGACGATATGTGA
- the LOC123560031 gene encoding zinc finger protein 729-like, with product MTNTCNGYVTMEFNQTVGGNTGQKENMVKFIKKELETEAETVIEQKNNCGRGTDVEYIECKPDIRNICKIDSGNSIGKDKDVERSGRESEDMESNTRMRRSVRKAKRKVDSNFEYFKTKKHTRNNIEETNFLPSKHKRLKKRNQDSKTDKQDFTAVEKIQTANSEQVDKDLVQTTNSKQIVVDDDGDQTANSEDVGVDDYGNETINSREGDDSDGDQTINLREDAVDNDGIQTSREDAVDDNGDQTSRKDAVNDDREENFEVEVKKKILDTVGITETDQNTKANVSASDITDQILDRETKGMKCLKCKLGFSNRNEYISHMKELHKDYVPCEHCDTYYKTKSTMMKHFRKTHSVKTNGSASKQKRPTYQCTYDGCLKEFKDKWGRTKHVNAVHLNIRKHVCEHCGFRFKNSWHLKMHVSSVHTKDISRINPSRSYADRPFRYKCSYEGCLKQFKDKWEEKKHVNAVHLNIRKYQCEFCGYRAKTFNALKVHLLAIHTKESEKKVYECDVCGKSFGKRNSLYYHKTLHSDTKHYICEFENCGKSFRLKDGLRKHERIHTGFKPYQCEVCEERFSRKIYLETHMYKHTGLKKFVCEICKKFFSQKGNLTVHMLLHDQERPVYKCQKCSYTSNFKSNLTKHLQQH from the exons ATGACTAACACATGTAATGGGTATGTGACTATGGAATTTAACCAGACAGTAGGAGGAAATACTGGACAGAAAGAGAATATGGTAAAGTTTATAAAGAAAGAATTGGAAACAGAAGCTGAAACTGTCATTGAACAAAAGAATAATTGTGGAAGGGGAACAGATGTCGAATATATTGAATGTAAACCAGACattagaaatatttgtaaaattgattCTGGAAACAGTATTGGTAAGGATAAAGATGTAGAAAGAAGTGGAAGAGAGTCAGAAGATATGGAAAGTAATACAAGAATGAGGAGAAGTGTCAGGAAAGCCAAACGAAAAGTTGACAGtaactttgaatattttaaaactaaaaaacatACAAGAAACAATATTGAAGAAACAAACTTTCTTCCTTCAAAACATAAAAGACTGAAGAAACGAAATCAGGATAGTAAGACTGACAAGCAAGACTTCACTGCTGTTGAAAAAATTCAGACTGCTAACTCTGAACAAGTTGATAAAGATTTAGTCCAGACTACTAATTCTAAGCAgattgttgttgatgatgatggaGACCAGACTGCTAATTCTGAAGATGTTGGAGTTGATGATTATGGAAATGAGACTATTAATTCTAGAGAGGGTGACGATAGTGATGGAGATCAGACTATCAATTTAAGAGAGGATGCAGTTGATAATGATGGAATTCAGACTTCAAGAGAGGATGCAGTTGATGATAATGGAGATCAGACCTCAAGAAAGGATGCAGTTAATGATGACAGAGAGGAAAATTTTGAGGTAGAAGTAAAGAAGAAAATCCTTGATACCGTTGGAATTACAGAAACGGACCAAAACACCAAGGCAAATGTTTCAGCATCTGACATTACTGATCAGATACTAGACAGAGAAACTAAAGGtatgaaatgtttgaaatgtaaacttGGTTTTTCGAACAGAAATGAGTATATCAGTCATATGAAAGAACTACATAAAGATTATGTGCCTTGTGAACATTGTGACACTTACTATAAAACGAAAAGTACAATGATGAAACATTTCCGAAAGACACACAGTGTTAAAACTAATGGAAGTGCATCTAAACAAAAACGGCCAACATATCAATGCACATACGATGGGTGTTTGAAAGAATTTAAAGACAAATGGGGCAGAACAAAGCATGTAAATGCTGTTCACTTAAACATTAGAAAACATGTGTGTGAACATTGTGGCTTTCGTTTCAAGAACTCTTGGCACCTAAAAATGCACGTATCTTCAGTTCATACAAAAGATATATCTCGTATTAATCCTTCTAGAAGCTATGCTGACAGACCTTTCAGATATAAATGCTCTTATGAAGGCTGTTTAAAACAGTTTAAAGACAAATGGGAAGAAAAAAAGCATGTGAATGCTGTTCATTTGaatattagaaaatatcagtgtgaATTTTGTGGATACCGTGCTAAGACATTTAATGCGCTTAAAGTGCATTTATTGGCTATTCACACCAAGGAAAGTGAGAAGAAAGTTTATGAATGTGATGTCTGCGGTAAATCCTTCGGAAAACGGAACTCTTTGTATTATCATAAAACGTTGCATTCAGACACAAAACACTACATCTGCGAATTTGAAAACTGTGGAAAATCATTCAG ACTAAAGGATGGTCTGAGAAAGCATGAAAGGATTCACACTGGTTTCAAACCTTATCAGTGTGAAGTTTGTGAGGAGAGATTCAGCAGGAAGATTTACCTCGAAACCCACATGTATAAACATACAG GTTTAAAGAAGTTCGTCTGCGAGATCTGTAAAAAGTTCTTCAGTCAGAAGGGTAACTTGACCGTCCACATGTTACTTCATGACCAGGAACGACCAGTCTATAAGTGTCAGAAATGTTCTTATACATCAAATTTTAAGTCAAATCTGACAAAACACTTGCAACAACATTGA